GTGGCTGATTATCTAGCCATTCAATTATTTCTGAATGGCTTTTAATCTTTGTTTCAGACCTGTTTAGAACAGGCCCAATGGGATAAATTCGTGGAAGTCCTGTCTTGCCATAAGCTGAATCTTTCACGAAAGAATCGAGAGCAAAATCTTCAAGCTCGGAAAATGTGTTCATAATCAATCCCTTGGGCTTTCTCCAGTACTGGATTAACTTGTGCATCCTTGATGACCACAGCAGCTTATCAGTGATGACAGTTGGTAGGACAGTGATCGGAACCGGTTGAACAAAAGAAGGCAGTATCAATTCCTGACTTGTTTTGAGCAGTTCAAATGTATCTTGGTTATGCTCATCCTGGAGGGATTGGACATGTAGCATAAGCCCAAAAGAAGCAGCACTAGACGTGAAAAAGATGTAGCTAGGCACCCGAAATTCCTCAGCTACATCACTCAAAGTGGAGGTGGGTACGTCAAGTATGAAGCCAGAGAGACCTTTGATTTTCGAGGCAATTTCTCTGACATGAGGTTTCTGGTACTCTACTAGCTGATTTATGAACAACCCTTTATTTGATGACCAGTTATCGGTGTTTACTGGCGTCGGAAGATGGTGGAAGCGGAGGCGCTCGACATTGCAGCCGCTTATGATGTTCTGGACTTTGATGGTGCCTTCAGGATCAACGGGCACCTTCATGACTAGAAATAAAACTGAGAGTTGATTGCTTTTCTCAAGCATGAGCTTGGCTAATTGGACAGATTGTGCCAAATGGCCCATATATGGTGCAGCAATGAACAGTAGCACAGATTTCTCCATTACTAGACTTGTAAACAGGGCTGAATAATCAATAATCAAGAAAATTTATGTGCAATATTTAGTAACTTTGCAGGAGTCTGCATCATCTCAATTATATAGACTAGTggcaaataaaaaaatgataacacaaaaaagaaaagagtaaaAGTAATTGCATTTTGtcacaaattttttctttttgatacGTTTGGTGTAACCAAGATTGAATGAGGACAATAACAAAAATCTTAAAGAacaacata
The DNA window shown above is from Coffea arabica cultivar ET-39 chromosome 5e, Coffea Arabica ET-39 HiFi, whole genome shotgun sequence and carries:
- the LOC113687877 gene encoding anthocyanidin 3-O-glucosyltransferase 2-like; this encodes MEKSVLLFIAAPYMGHLAQSVQLAKLMLEKSNQLSVLFLVMKVPVDPEGTIKVQNIISGCNVERLRFHHLPTPVNTDNWSSNKGLFINQLVEYQKPHVREIASKIKGLSGFILDVPTSTLSDVAEEFRVPSYIFFTSSAASFGLMLHVQSLQDEHNQDTFELLKTSQELILPSFVQPVPITVLPTVITDKLLWSSRMHKLIQYWRKPKGLIMNTFSELEDFALDSFVKDSAYGKTGLPRIYPIGPVLNRSETKIKSHSEIIEWLDNQPPNSVVLVSFGSLGSFDLDQVKEIASGLEQSGHRFLWVLRRPPAEKGGFPREYENLELVLPKGFLDRTAFIGKVIGWVPQLAVLSHSAVGGFVSHCGWNSILESIWCGVPIATWPLAAEQQLNAFHLVKELGIAVEISLDYNEAKEHQELVRAEQIEKGVREVLGSGNDVRKRVKEISEKSRAAVQDGGSSHLCFENLVTTICSGSHGGR